One window of Methanogenium organophilum genomic DNA carries:
- a CDS encoding bifunctional metallophosphatase/5'-nucleotidase, producing MVLTRITVSSGIRLPGLGYYRAEQQKLYRFGEITMQRSSVIRLIQVIILVAVMIAIILLAILSTGIGGGLGGMSTGDGTDAGQKNNSPDSPFSGTIRILTTPDIHSHIGAMNDTDTGTRIGRISALADRLGEENDTTLYLFAGDLGEGSFYHMYSGIPEVTAYSMAGFDAAVPGNHAFDFSTGLFEEWATNASYPIICANLDFTDATFNDTVKDYTILDADGVQVGIFGIITPQLEKIVILDDDVILHENTVEIGNAAVKSLKDEGADIIIALTHQDRDEDTLLAQSVPGIDLIIGGHDHLVWNETVSSGDGSKTLIVHAGKYGEEIDTVDITLENGVVTGTTLQRYEITESLPDDASITSFVTPYYDRYTESLSKGIGYTTVPLDVQKQTLRTGETNAGDFIMDAVRGNVPGVDIALLNSGSIRGDCIIPAGEISYLTLNEMFPYENLIVTVQMTGSEIKETLERSASALIVTGDGCPGDERAPSGGFLQVSGVRFTINTGAETFCIDYDTDTVKSEGERIENLSVVTESGSVVPIEMKKTYTVAVNDYMAGGGDGYTNLGAIPDARKFNTEVNLMDLVAGDIEKNSPVSPGTDGRIAVVG from the coding sequence ATGGTTTTGACCCGGATCACCGTGTCATCCGGCATCAGGTTGCCGGGACTCGGGTATTACCGGGCCGAACAGCAGAAACTGTACCGTTTTGGTGAGATAACAATGCAGAGATCATCGGTCATACGGTTAATTCAGGTCATCATCCTCGTCGCGGTTATGATTGCAATCATCCTCTTAGCCATTCTTTCTACCGGTATTGGCGGAGGTTTGGGAGGAATGAGTACAGGGGACGGCACGGATGCGGGGCAAAAGAACAATTCACCCGATTCACCCTTTTCGGGGACGATCAGAATACTAACAACACCCGATATTCACAGCCATATCGGTGCAATGAATGACACCGATACCGGCACACGCATCGGAAGAATCAGTGCGCTGGCAGACCGGCTGGGTGAGGAAAACGATACCACCCTGTATCTCTTTGCAGGCGATCTCGGCGAGGGGAGCTTCTACCATATGTACTCCGGAATCCCCGAGGTGACTGCCTATTCAATGGCAGGATTTGATGCAGCTGTGCCTGGCAACCATGCATTCGACTTTTCAACCGGACTTTTTGAGGAATGGGCCACGAATGCGTCCTACCCAATCATCTGTGCCAATCTTGATTTCACGGACGCCACGTTCAACGATACGGTGAAGGATTACACCATCCTTGACGCCGATGGGGTACAGGTGGGAATATTCGGCATTATTACCCCCCAGCTTGAAAAAATCGTCATCCTTGATGATGATGTCATACTGCATGAAAACACGGTTGAAATCGGAAATGCAGCGGTGAAATCCTTAAAAGATGAGGGAGCGGATATTATCATCGCCCTCACCCACCAGGACAGGGATGAGGATACCCTCCTTGCCCAATCCGTTCCGGGCATTGACCTGATCATCGGGGGCCACGACCATCTCGTCTGGAACGAGACGGTATCCTCCGGTGACGGCAGCAAGACTCTCATCGTCCATGCCGGAAAATATGGCGAGGAGATTGATACCGTTGATATCACCCTTGAAAACGGCGTCGTTACCGGAACAACACTTCAGCGATACGAGATCACGGAGTCACTGCCGGATGATGCGTCCATCACCTCGTTTGTGACACCGTATTACGATAGATATACCGAAAGCCTGTCCAAAGGCATCGGATATACGACGGTCCCCCTTGACGTTCAGAAACAGACACTGCGAACAGGGGAGACGAATGCCGGAGACTTCATCATGGATGCCGTCCGTGGAAACGTCCCCGGTGTTGACATTGCCCTCCTCAATTCAGGGTCGATACGGGGCGACTGTATTATTCCGGCCGGGGAGATATCGTATCTTACCCTGAATGAGATGTTCCCGTACGAAAATCTGATCGTAACGGTGCAGATGACCGGGAGTGAGATAAAAGAGACGCTTGAGCGGTCCGCATCCGCACTTATCGTCACCGGCGACGGATGCCCCGGAGATGAACGGGCGCCTTCGGGAGGATTTTTGCAGGTGTCAGGCGTACGGTTTACCATCAATACCGGGGCGGAGACCTTCTGCATTGACTATGACACAGACACGGTGAAATCTGAGGGAGAGAGGATCGAGAACCTCTCAGTTGTGACGGAGTCCGGCAGCGTGGTGCCGATAGAGATGAAGAAGACCTATACAGTCGCAGTGAATGATTATATGGCCGGCGGAGGGGACGGATATACAAATCTGGGAGCAATTCCGGATGCGAGGAAATTTAATACCGAGGTTAACCTGATGGATCTCGTTGCGGGTGATATTGAGAAGAATTCCCCTGTTTCGCCGGGGACGGACGGAAGGATTGCAGTGGTGGGGTGA